The following DNA comes from Pirellulales bacterium.
GCGAAACATTCGTCGATGAACGGCTGGAAACTACTGATCGTGCAGCCCCTGTTGGTCGATGGGCGGACGGCCGACGGCGATCCACAACTGGCGATCGACAACTTGGGAGCGGGCATCGGACAACAGGTGATGATCTCCAGCGACGGGGCAGGAACGCGGGCCTTATTGGGCGTGGAAGCGACTCCGCTCCGCTGGAGCGTGATCGGAAT
Coding sequences within:
- a CDS encoding EutN/CcmL family microcompartment protein — translated: MQLGLVVGTATATAKHSSMNGWKLLIVQPLLVDGRTADGDPQLAIDNLGAGIGQQVMISSDGAGTRALLGVEATPLRWSVIGIPDG